The DNA window ACACTTCTTCGACGCGCATCCGCCGGGCCGCGTCGTCAGCGACCCGCTGATCGATGCCCTCGTATCGACCGCAGGCGAACACGAGGTGCTTCTCATTGCTCCACCGTTGAGCATCGGCCTGGGTGAACAGTCGACCCGCCGGTGTCGGCACCACCAGAAGCGTTTCGTCGGAGCATATTTCGTCGAGCGCTTCACCCCAGACCGGCGCTTTCATCACCATGCCCGGCCCGCCACCGTAGGGGGCGTCATCCACCGAGCGGTGCACGTCGTGGGTCCAGCGTCGCAGATCATGCACCGCTAACCCGAAGATTCCTGCGTCAATTGCCTTGCCCGGCAGTGCTTGTCGCAGTGGATCGAGATACTCTGGGAAGACGGTCACCACATCGATTTGCAGCATCGTCATTCCAGATCCAGCAGACCCTCGGGCGGATCGATCTCGATGATCTGATCGGCCAACGACACCGACGTCACAATGGCGCTGACAAATGGGACGAGCACCTCACGGTCTTCGGTTCGCACCGAGAGCAGCTCCCCCGCCGCGGTGTGCAGCACCTCGGCGACCGTGCCCACGTCGGCTCCCGCGGTCGTACGCACGCGCAGCCCCTCCAGCTGATGGTCGTAGAACTCGTCGGGGTCCGCTATGGCCGGCAGTTCCGCGGAATCGACGAGGAACAGGGCGCCTCGCAACGAATCAGCGCTGTCGCGATCGGCGACCCCGTCCAGCCGGACGAGCAGTCGTCCGCCGTGCGGGCGCGCGGAGTCGACGACGAAACGGCGTTCGGTTCCGCCCTTGGGGCGGGCGCGCAGGCTGGTTCCGGGAGCGAAGCGGGTTTCGGGGTCGTCGGTACGAACGTCGACGACGAGTTCGCCGGTCACCCCGTGCGCCTTGACGACCCGCCCGACAACCAGGTCCATATTGACCTAACTACTACTACTGGTCGGTGTCCACCACATCGACGCGGATGCCTCGACCGCCGATGCCTGCCACCAGCGTGCGCAGGGCGGTCGCAGTGCGTCCGCCGCGGCCGATGACCTTGCCGAGGTCTTCCGGATGGACGTGCACCTCGACGGTGCGCCCGCGGCGGCTGGTGACCATATCGACCCGAACATCTTCGGGATTGTCCACGATGCCGCGGACCAGGTGCTCGACGGCGTCAACGACGACTGAACTCACAGCCGCGCTCAGCTCTCGGACGACTCGGGTGCGGCCTCGGCCGGCGTGGCCTCGGCACCCTCGGCGGCGGCTTCGGTCTTGGCCGGTGCAGCCTCGGCAGCGGTGTCGTCAGCCTTCTCGGCCTTCTCGGGGGCGGCCTTCTTGGCGGGCGCCTTCTTCTTCTTGGCCTGGGTGGCCTCGCCCGACGGTCCACCCTCGGCCTCGGCGAGCGCCGCGTTGAAGAGGTCCAGCTTGCTGGGCTTGGGTTCCTTGACCTTCAGCGTGCCCTCGGTACCGGGCAGACCCTTGAACTTCTGCCAGTCGCCGGTGATCTTCAGCAGCGCCAGCACAGGCTCGGTGGGCTGTGCGCCGACGCCGAGCCAGTACTGGGCGCGCTCCGAGTCGATCTCGATGAGGCTCGGATCTTCCTTCGGGTGATACCGGCCGATGACCTCGATGGAACGGCCATCACGACGGGTGCGCGCGTCAGCGACGGCGATGCGGTACTGGGGATTGCGAATCTTGCCAAGCCTGGTCAGCTTGATTTTTACAGCCATGGTTAAGCGACGTCTCCTGTGATTGCCACGCTGCAATTCAGCGATGCCTGCGGAATGCCTGCACCCGGTTTTGCCTTACGTGTGTGACCGCCGCACAGCCGGAGTTGCGTGGCAGACAGCCGCTCATTGTGCCAGAACGGGGCCTATCGGTGGAAATCCGGCCCGCTACCCTCTCGATTGTGGACGCCGCTGAGACCCTGCTCGAGATCGAAGCCATCAAGCAATTGAAGGCACGGTACTGCCGGTTTCTGGACATCAAGGACTGGGAGGCGTGGCGCGGCATCTTCGCCGACGACTTTCACAGTGACACGTCGCCGTCGGGCGGCAAGGTGATCGACGGCGCCGACGAGTTCGTCGCATTCGTGCGCAAGAACCTGAACACCCAGCCCACGGTGCATCAAGTCCACGCCCCCGAGATCGAACTGACGTCACCGACGACCGCGCGCGGTATCTGGGCACTCAACGACATCGTGCGGTTGACGCCGGGGCTGAACCTCAACGGCTGGGGGCACTATCACGAGACGTACGAGAAGATCGACGGCCAATGGCGCATCACGAGCTCGATCCTGACCCGCCTGCGGACCGACTTTTTCAATCCACTGTTCTCCGTGCGTATTTCGGACCGGCTCACCCGGGCGGCCGCCAAGCTGGCGCGCCGCTAGGCCCGGCGCCCGACGTTCCGGACGGAACTCCCGTGCACGCTCCTATCGTCGAGATCGACACCATGGTCGTGAGAAACGCGCCTGCGAGGCGAGGTCGCAGCCCTGACGTCGAAATCGACCGTACAAGCGAATCGAGCACATCCCCCGCGACGGCCGGTACTACAACAGCTTGTCGAAACACTTCTCCTCGACGCGCTTGTTCATCCGCCAACCCTCGGCCGTGCGGATGAACTCGTCGAGGTACCAGAGCCCGCAAAGCATGACCTGGTCCTTCTCCCCGCCGAACACCATCGGGTTGAAGCAGAACGTTCGCGACGATGCGGTGTCACCGTCGATGCGTACGTCGAAGTTGCCCAGCATGTGAGCGTGCGCCTTAAAGATTTTCGGCAGCGTCTCCGCGAGCCACGCCTTGACCTCTGGGAAGCGGCCGTCGATCCCGCCCATCTCCCGATAGTCGATGTACGCATCCGGCGTGAACACCCGGTCCAGATCGTCGAATAGTCGCCGGTCGATGGCCGTCGAGTAGTCGATCAGCAGCTGCTGTATCTCGAAACGATCCGATATCTCTTCAAGGCTCAACATGGGTCGATTGAACACGATCGCGGCCAAATTTCTGGGCTGGCGTTAGGCTCAGCCGTCATGCGGAGGTTTCTTGTCTGCATCGCGACCACGCTGTGCCTGGTTGCCGGGGGGACCGCGGTTGCGTCAGCCGTGCCGGCCGGCGTCATCCAGCCATCGGGTTCGGTGCCAATACCGGAAGGGCCTGCCCAGGCCTGGATCCTCGCCGACATGGACAGCGGCGCGGTGCTGGCCGCCCGCGATGAGTACGGCCAGTACGCGCCGGCGAGCACAATTAAGGTCCTGCTCGCGTTGACGGTGCTCGACGAGCTCCCCCTCGACACCACGATCGTGGCCAACGAGGCCGACACCAAGGTCGAATGCAATTGCGCCGGCGTGGCTCCCGGCATGGTCTACACCGCACGCCAGCTGCTGGAGGCACTGCTGCTGGTGTCGGGCAACGACGCCGCCAACACCCTCGCCAGCATGCTCGGCGGTCAGGACGTCGCCGTGATGAAGATGAACGCCCACGCGGCACTGCTCGGCGCATACGGCACCAACGCCGGCTCACCGTCGGGTCTCGACGGTCCCGGTATCGACATGTGGTCCTCGCCGCACGACCTCGCGGTCATCTTCCGCGCCGCCATGGCCAACCCGGTGTTCGCACAGATCACCGCCCAGCCGACTGCCGTTTTTCCCACGAAGACCGGCGACAAAGTGCTGGTCAACCAGGATGAGTTGCTCAAGCGCTATCCCGGCGCGATCGGCGGCAAGACGGGCTTCACCGACATTGCGCAGAAGACGTTCGTCGGCGCGGCCAACCGCAACGGCAGGCGCCTGATCGTCGCGCTGATGTTCGGAATGGACAAGCCCGGGCAGCCGACGTACTGGGATCAGGCCGCCAGCCTGCTGGATTGGGGCTTTGCGCTCGACCGGAATGCCACCATCGGCGCGCTGTAGCCGATGCAAAGTTGCTGAATCGCAACGCGTTCGAGACCGCGAAGGAGAACGCGCCAGTTACCCTCGGCAACCGTGCGAAAGTTGTTGGCGGCGTTGGCGATCGCAGCGATCAGTCTGTGCTCGGCCAATGCCCTCGCGGCAGCCCAGCCGGCTGTCGAACCGGTCGGCGCCGTCGCGCTGCCAGACGGCCCTGCGCAGGCATGGGTGCTTGCCGATCTGGATACCGGCGCAATCCTGGCCTCCCGCAACGCAAATGAGCCGCATGCGCCCGCAAGCACCATCAAACCGCTGCTGGCGATGGTGGTGCTGGACAACCTGCGCCCGAACAACTTCGCACGCGCCAATTCGTCGCACACCGAGGTCGAATGCTCCTGCGTGGGGTTGAAGCCCGGCCAGCCGTACACCGTCCAGCAGCTGCTGGAGGCCCTGCTGATGGTGTCGGGTAACGACGCCGCCAACATGCTCGCCGACATGCTCGGCGGACAAGGAGTGGCGGTACCCGCGATGAACCGTAAGGCCGCCGCCATCGGCGCTCGTTCCACCAAGGCCTCGTCCCCTTCCGGGCTCGACGGGCCGGGATGGGAATCCACCACCACTGCCCTCGATCTCGCGGTGATCTACCGCGCGGCCCTGACCTACCCCCTGATCGCGCACATCATGCGATCGCCGTCGGCTCAGTTCCCCGGCAAGACGATCACCAACCAGAACGAACTACTGACCCGCTACCCCGGCGCATTCGCAGGCAAAACCGGGTTCACCAACCTCGCGCGCCACACGTATGTCGCCGCCGCGCAGCGGGGCAACCGCCGACTCGTGGTGGTGGAGATGTACGGCACCGGCGATCTGTACGGTCAGGCGACCCGACTGTTCGACTGGGGTTTCAGCCAGCCTGCGGGCCGATAGGGAGACCCCCGCCGCACCTCACTTCCAAGTAAGGACTGCGCATTCAACCGCGACGGTGCCAATGGCCGTCCCAAAACGTATGTGCAGCACCGCACGACGTCCATTAGCGGTGGACCATGCCCCGAAGAATCACCAAATCCGGGTTGTTGACGACGTCAGCGCCGCGCCGGGGATCGTCGCGGTAGCAGACCAGGTCGGCCGAGGCCCCGTGCTCAATACCCGGGCGGCCCAACCACTCCCGGGCGCTCCAGCACGCCGAACCCAACGCCTCGGTCGGACTCATCCCGATGCCCTTGAGCGCGTCGATCTCGTCGGCGATCCGACCGTGGGCCACCATGCTGCCCGCATCGGTGCCCGCATAGATCGGCACGCCCGCTTCCCGCGCGGCGGCGATGCGCGACGGGCATTTCTCGTAGAGGTCTCGCATGTGACGCGCGTAGGCCGGGAATTTGGCTGCGTTGTCTGCGATTCCGGGAAAGTTCTCAATGTTGATCAGGGTGGGCACCAGCGCCGTGCCGTACTCGACCATCAGATCGATGGTGTCGTCGGTCAGCCCGGTGCCGTGTTCGATGCAGTCGATGCCGGCCTTGATGAGCCCCGGCAGTGCGTCCTCACTGAACACATGCGCCGTGACGCGGGCGCCGTTGC is part of the Mycolicibacterium tusciae JS617 genome and encodes:
- the trmD gene encoding tRNA (guanosine(37)-N1)-methyltransferase TrmD, encoding MQIDVVTVFPEYLDPLRQALPGKAIDAGIFGLAVHDLRRWTHDVHRSVDDAPYGGGPGMVMKAPVWGEALDEICSDETLLVVPTPAGRLFTQADAQRWSNEKHLVFACGRYEGIDQRVADDAARRMRVEEVSIGDYVLPGGESAALVMIEAVVRLLPDVLGNPASHQDDSHSDGVLEGPSYTRPQSWRGLDVPEILLSGDHAKIAAWRREQGLQRTRDRRPDLLD
- the rimM gene encoding ribosome maturation factor RimM (Essential for efficient processing of 16S rRNA) — its product is MDLVVGRVVKAHGVTGELVVDVRTDDPETRFAPGTSLRARPKGGTERRFVVDSARPHGGRLLVRLDGVADRDSADSLRGALFLVDSAELPAIADPDEFYDHQLEGLRVRTTAGADVGTVAEVLHTAAGELLSVRTEDREVLVPFVSAIVTSVSLADQIIEIDPPEGLLDLE
- a CDS encoding RNA-binding protein; its protein translation is MSSVVVDAVEHLVRGIVDNPEDVRVDMVTSRRGRTVEVHVHPEDLGKVIGRGGRTATALRTLVAGIGGRGIRVDVVDTDQ
- the rpsP gene encoding 30S ribosomal protein S16, with product MAVKIKLTRLGKIRNPQYRIAVADARTRRDGRSIEVIGRYHPKEDPSLIEIDSERAQYWLGVGAQPTEPVLALLKITGDWQKFKGLPGTEGTLKVKEPKPSKLDLFNAALAEAEGGPSGEATQAKKKKAPAKKAAPEKAEKADDTAAEAAPAKTEAAAEGAEATPAEAAPESSES
- a CDS encoding nuclear transport factor 2 family protein — protein: MVDAAETLLEIEAIKQLKARYCRFLDIKDWEAWRGIFADDFHSDTSPSGGKVIDGADEFVAFVRKNLNTQPTVHQVHAPEIELTSPTTARGIWALNDIVRLTPGLNLNGWGHYHETYEKIDGQWRITSSILTRLRTDFFNPLFSVRISDRLTRAAAKLARR
- a CDS encoding nuclear transport factor 2 family protein, giving the protein MLSLEEISDRFEIQQLLIDYSTAIDRRLFDDLDRVFTPDAYIDYREMGGIDGRFPEVKAWLAETLPKIFKAHAHMLGNFDVRIDGDTASSRTFCFNPMVFGGEKDQVMLCGLWYLDEFIRTAEGWRMNKRVEEKCFDKLL
- a CDS encoding D-alanyl-D-alanine carboxypeptidase family protein; translation: MRRFLVCIATTLCLVAGGTAVASAVPAGVIQPSGSVPIPEGPAQAWILADMDSGAVLAARDEYGQYAPASTIKVLLALTVLDELPLDTTIVANEADTKVECNCAGVAPGMVYTARQLLEALLLVSGNDAANTLASMLGGQDVAVMKMNAHAALLGAYGTNAGSPSGLDGPGIDMWSSPHDLAVIFRAAMANPVFAQITAQPTAVFPTKTGDKVLVNQDELLKRYPGAIGGKTGFTDIAQKTFVGAANRNGRRLIVALMFGMDKPGQPTYWDQAASLLDWGFALDRNATIGAL
- a CDS encoding D-alanyl-D-alanine carboxypeptidase family protein, whose protein sequence is MRKLLAALAIAAISLCSANALAAAQPAVEPVGAVALPDGPAQAWVLADLDTGAILASRNANEPHAPASTIKPLLAMVVLDNLRPNNFARANSSHTEVECSCVGLKPGQPYTVQQLLEALLMVSGNDAANMLADMLGGQGVAVPAMNRKAAAIGARSTKASSPSGLDGPGWESTTTALDLAVIYRAALTYPLIAHIMRSPSAQFPGKTITNQNELLTRYPGAFAGKTGFTNLARHTYVAAAQRGNRRLVVVEMYGTGDLYGQATRLFDWGFSQPAGR